The following proteins are co-located in the Paenibacillus sp. FSL H8-0079 genome:
- a CDS encoding ABC transporter ATP-binding protein gives MSKKGLLRGYVVSNWPIYLVAVLLIIASNVGQASLPRILGSFTDQLMQNTLQMQTVVRYSLSLLAIAIGYNLLFGTGQFMIMKLGRRFEFMTRERIFSKFSELSEHYFSKQGNGKLLSYVMNDVTSVREAISNGVTLMTNATFLLLSCIVMMLLSGIPLTLILISVVPLLAIPFLVVFFGPRIRKRSRDVQEALATMTESAEEQLGGIRVTKTFAIEDSARARFGTTVDAIKSKQLRLVRLSSLFQALLPLLGAISLVVSLLVGGIMTMQNSITLGSFVALTLYLRIIMGPLQQIGNVINTVQRSGASLERVNDLLSEVADVRELPEATALQTVQDITMENLTFSYPGSSSPALKNIQLNIRAGRTVGIVGKTGSGKSTLVKLLLRTYEPPEGTIRINGTDIRQLSLESLRSRIAYVPQDGFLFSTTIRDNIAFSDREVSLDTVEHSARQAMIYDNIVRFPDRFDTLLGERGLTLSGGQRQRTSLARGLIKQAQLLILDDSMSAVDAVTESGILRSLREIGKGKTTLIISHRISAVRHADDIIVLDEGRVAEQGTHAQLMAAKGLYAVTYRLQEEGLHHV, from the coding sequence ATGTCCAAGAAAGGATTACTTCGCGGTTACGTTGTGTCCAACTGGCCTATCTATCTGGTTGCTGTTCTTCTAATTATTGCATCCAATGTCGGGCAGGCATCCTTGCCCCGCATACTGGGCAGTTTCACGGATCAGTTGATGCAGAATACGCTCCAGATGCAGACTGTCGTAAGGTACAGCCTTTCCCTGCTAGCTATTGCCATCGGGTATAATCTACTGTTCGGCACCGGACAATTCATGATTATGAAGCTCGGTCGACGCTTCGAATTCATGACGCGTGAGCGTATATTCAGTAAGTTTTCCGAACTCAGTGAACACTATTTCTCCAAACAGGGAAACGGAAAACTGCTCAGTTATGTCATGAATGACGTGACTTCCGTCCGTGAAGCCATATCCAACGGCGTTACGCTCATGACCAATGCAACATTCCTGCTGTTGTCCTGTATTGTCATGATGCTGCTTAGCGGGATTCCGCTGACGCTTATTCTGATCAGTGTTGTACCCTTGCTGGCCATTCCATTTCTGGTCGTGTTTTTCGGTCCACGGATTCGCAAGCGCTCTCGTGACGTACAGGAAGCTCTTGCAACCATGACGGAATCCGCAGAAGAACAGTTGGGCGGCATTCGCGTAACTAAGACGTTTGCTATTGAAGATAGTGCTCGTGCCCGCTTTGGAACCACCGTCGATGCGATCAAGAGCAAACAGCTTCGACTCGTTCGTCTGTCTTCCTTGTTTCAAGCTTTGCTCCCGCTGCTCGGAGCGATCTCACTGGTCGTTTCTTTGCTTGTCGGTGGTATTATGACCATGCAGAATTCCATTACGCTCGGAAGTTTTGTCGCCTTGACGTTATATCTGCGGATCATCATGGGACCACTTCAGCAGATCGGTAATGTCATCAATACCGTCCAGCGCTCAGGCGCATCCCTGGAACGGGTGAATGATCTGCTGAGCGAAGTAGCCGATGTGCGTGAGCTTCCTGAAGCCACAGCGCTCCAAACCGTACAAGATATCACCATGGAGAATCTAACTTTCTCCTACCCTGGCAGTTCATCTCCTGCTCTCAAAAACATTCAACTCAATATCCGTGCGGGACGAACGGTCGGCATTGTAGGCAAGACCGGCTCGGGTAAAAGTACCCTCGTTAAGCTATTGCTGCGTACATATGAACCACCTGAAGGAACGATCCGCATCAATGGTACAGATATTCGGCAGCTGTCGCTGGAAAGTCTAAGATCGCGCATCGCCTATGTCCCTCAGGATGGATTCCTGTTTAGTACCACCATCCGGGATAACATCGCATTTAGCGACCGGGAAGTATCGCTGGATACGGTGGAGCATAGTGCGCGCCAAGCCATGATCTATGATAATATTGTCCGTTTTCCCGATCGGTTCGATACCCTACTTGGCGAACGAGGACTCACGTTATCAGGTGGACAACGGCAACGTACAAGTCTGGCGAGGGGCTTGATCAAGCAAGCACAGTTACTTATTCTGGATGACAGCATGAGCGCCGTTGATGCTGTCACCGAGAGTGGCATTCTGCGAAGTTTGCGCGAGATCGGCAAGGGCAAGACCACATTGATCATCTCTCATCGCATCAGCGCGGTCCGTCATGCAGACGATATTATCGTTCTGGATGAAGGGCGCGTTGCTGAACAGGGTACACATGCTCAGCTGATGGCTGCCAAAGGATTGTATGCGGTAACCTACCGTTTGCAGGAGGAGGGATTACATCATGTCTAA